From Vampirovibrionales bacterium, a single genomic window includes:
- a CDS encoding H-NS histone family protein — MFLGQHSIATENTIMGDAPIPIERRLILPTLDGMSFGDLRYIADSIAEYAGEVQVALEQRREERIEELKAQVEADKARAAATEAELAALQPQPAKVANPSTPKYRDPAKPENTWAGRGKMPGWLKKKQEEGASLEDFLVDKPTVPSSTDDPGF, encoded by the coding sequence ATGTTTCTTGGACAGCATTCCATTGCTACTGAAAATACGATCATGGGCGACGCGCCGATTCCCATCGAGCGCCGGCTGATCCTGCCGACGCTGGACGGCATGAGTTTCGGCGATCTTCGGTATATCGCCGATTCCATTGCCGAATATGCCGGTGAGGTCCAAGTGGCGTTGGAGCAGAGGCGCGAAGAGCGCATCGAGGAACTGAAGGCCCAAGTTGAAGCCGACAAGGCCAGAGCGGCGGCAACGGAAGCCGAACTCGCCGCGTTACAACCGCAACCGGCCAAGGTTGCCAACCCTTCGACGCCGAAGTACCGGGACCCGGCGAAGCCGGAGAACACCTGGGCCGGGCGCGGGAAGATGCCTGGATGGCTGAAGAAGAAACAGGAAGAAGGCGCAAGCCTTGAGGATTTTCTGGTGGACAAGCCGACTGTGCCGAGTTCGACTGACGATCCGGGGTTTTGA
- a CDS encoding H-NS histone family protein, protein MDLTMATTDELLVQAKEIEAELLKRLDEELAKLDARRAELMAMKPPAKQEEPAKKKRGQSTLPPKYRNPSDPTQTWTGRGKAPAWMAGLDRESCLIPMEG, encoded by the coding sequence ATGGATTTGACGATGGCAACAACTGATGAACTACTGGTTCAGGCAAAAGAAATCGAGGCCGAGCTATTGAAGCGTCTCGATGAAGAGCTTGCAAAGCTCGATGCTCGCCGCGCCGAACTGATGGCGATGAAGCCGCCCGCGAAGCAGGAAGAGCCGGCGAAGAAAAAGCGCGGCCAATCTACTCTTCCGCCAAAGTATCGCAATCCAAGCGACCCTACGCAGACATGGACCGGTCGCGGCAAAGCGCCGGCATGGATGGCTGGGCTCGATCGTGAAAGCTGCTTGATTCCGATGGAGGGCTAA